From a single Thalassophryne amazonica chromosome 7, fThaAma1.1, whole genome shotgun sequence genomic region:
- the depdc1b gene encoding DEP domain-containing protein 1B, which produces MEGKVIGPGPYRATKLWNETIKLFRGGMPLRRHWAHFRYYDCTFAGSEAVDYLHDLLRLNDNFGPEVTRYQTVQLLKKFLKAHVIEDIKGRHGTEDFEDNGHLYRFPIRSPLKPFPTRPLLRNGRNLPRLIRWDDYEELPQQENIAPQKPAVLSSVLWNKRHSVAIGDVSECKLIHRKELTPKQVDHIWKSMTVAHLQRVLGLKTLDGVLDSTHVNGKHIVHNVFCVNQSGIVVLQNKSEDIPYWVVSAMKCLANWPNGNESKHSVYPSFERDVLKTVADYFQELREPLLTFHLYDVFVNILSLLQDQEVAAEALQVSCLLMPPSNRRHLQLLLRLMTRVCQNPHLPPLNDTIATRTLMVQMFSQCVLGSVDDMDLDELLATRLVTFMMEHQDTIFKVPSKLRFQVEEHLSHLRRVHIKYAGSDTDFSTPPGFCKQINKVEFEEQMLMGTQRPLQELLDSLIADKELPAKDKKKKLKQFQKSHPEIYNSRFPSGDGKAGVTTEKAPRLKQHLMFFNLKNPFQPFQRSWSFRA; this is translated from the exons TGGAATGAAACCATTAAACTCTTCCGTGGAGGCATGCCACTGAGAAGGCACTGGGCACACTTCCGGTACTATGACTGCACTTTTGCTGGATCTGAAGCTGTGGATTATCTGCATGATCTGCTGAGGCTCAATGACAACTTTGGGCCAGAGGTGACTCGATACCAGACGGTTCAACTGCTCAAAAAGTTTCTGAAGGCCCATGTCATTGAAGACATCAAAGGTCGCCATGGGACAGAGGACTTTGAAGACAATGGCCATCTGTACAG GTTCCCCATTCGGTCTcctctaaaaccttttccaacaAGGCCGCTGCTGAGAAATGGCAGAAATCTGCCCAGACTCATTCGCTGGGATGATTATGAAGAGTTGCCACAGCAGGAAAACATCGCACCTCAGAAGCCAGCTGTTCTg AGTTCGGTGTTGTGGAATAAGCGGCACAGTGTAGCTATCGGGGATGTGAGCGAATGCAAGCTGATACACAGGAAGGAACTTACACCGAAGCAAGTAGACCACATCTGGAAATCCATGACGGTGGCACA TTTACAAAGAGTATTGGGCCTAAAGACACTGGATGGAGTACTGGATTCCACACACGTGAACGGCAAACACATTGTTCACAACGTGTTCTGTGTTAATCAGAGTGGAATAGTTGTGCTGCAGAACAAATCTG AGGACATTCCTTATTGGGTGGTGTCAGCAATGAAATGTCTTGCAAATT GgccaaatggaaatgaaagcaaacACTCTGTGTACCCAAGTTTCGAGAGGGATGTTCTGAAAACAGTTGCAGATTACTTTCAGGAACTCAGAGAGCCCCTTCTGACTTTTCATTTATATGACGTGTTTGTCAACATTCTCA GTTTGCTGCAGGACCAGGAGGTAGCAGCTGAGGCTCTTCAAGTAAGCTGTCTTTTAATGCCGCCATCCAACCGACGACACCTGCAGCTTTTGCTGCGTCTCATGACACGGGTTTGCCAGAATCCTCACCTGCCCCCTCTGAATGATACCATAGCCACCCGCACACTG ATGGTGCAGATGTTTTCACAGTGTGTCCTGGGCTCAGTTGATGACATGGACTTAGATGAACTGCTGGCCACCAGACTGGTGACCTTCATGATGGAGCATcaagacaccatcttcaaagtgccTTCAAAGTTGCGTTTCCAAGTTGAGGAACACTTATCGCATCTCCGAAGAGTTCAT ATCAAGTACGCAGGTTCAGATACTGACTTCAGCACACCTCCAGGTTTTTGTAAACAGATCAACAAGGTGGAGTTCGAGGAGCAGATGTTGATGGGAACTCAAAGACCTCTGCAGGAGCTGCTGGACAGCCTGATTGCTGACAAAGAACTCCCTGCAAAGGACAAAAAGAAAAAGCTTAAACAG TTCCAGAAGTCTCACCCAGAAATCTACAACAGCCGATTTCCCTCCGGGGACGGCAAAGCCGGCGTGACAACGGAAAAAGCTCCACGGCTCAAGCAACATCTCATGTTCTTCAACCTCAAGAATCCATTCCAGCCTTTTCAGCGCAGCTGGAGTTTCAGAGCGTGA